One Bifidobacterium angulatum DSM 20098 = JCM 7096 DNA window includes the following coding sequences:
- the pglX gene encoding BREX-1 system adenine-specific DNA-methyltransferase PglX has translation MPNAIFHVSAQEFAQIPGSSIVYWLSKPMLDTFAKNKALEEIAEPKVGLQTGDNARFVREWWEVSQSKLKLTSDNAKDRKTSACDKWFPYNKGGEYRKWYGNQDYVINWENAGQELYDFKPKSVIRNPQFYFQSSVSWSNVSSGTPSFRYYPEGFIFSHVGDCLFPKDELDRDRLIAICNASVTGQLLAAMAPTLHFEVGQVAKLPIANLLPGNWTLKVDNLIQNAKDDWNTQEISWNFSKPILFDEEQTDFSSGVIEELVKNVRSYWAMIASEQQQLEIDNNIAVADAYGVRDDAPCDVPLERVSLKRNVAFAYPKDTPEVRNEKFAQDVVKELISYAVGCMFGRYSLDKPGLILASQGETLDDYHAQIPNPSFGPDADNVIPVTETDCFEDDIVTRFRRFLTVAFGKENLAANIAYIEQVLGKSIRKYFVNDFYNDHVKMYSNRPIYWQYSSQTSNKGTFKALVYLHRYTPKTTNVVLNYLRDYANKISDIADSLEHSDRAADQKQAAKLRKAVLECKDYEDQTLYPLATRNLEMDLDDGVLVNYLRMGKALRVIPSIERKRKEVSTWTWPVHPLES, from the coding sequence ATGCCTAATGCTATCTTTCATGTTTCTGCTCAGGAATTCGCACAAATCCCTGGTTCGTCAATTGTCTACTGGCTCAGCAAACCCATGCTAGATACTTTTGCTAAGAACAAAGCACTCGAGGAAATTGCAGAGCCAAAAGTAGGTCTTCAAACGGGAGATAATGCTCGATTCGTACGTGAATGGTGGGAAGTTTCGCAATCCAAATTGAAGCTCACGTCTGATAACGCAAAGGACAGAAAAACTTCGGCTTGCGATAAATGGTTTCCCTATAACAAAGGTGGCGAATATCGTAAATGGTATGGAAACCAAGATTATGTGATTAATTGGGAAAATGCTGGTCAAGAATTGTATGATTTCAAGCCAAAATCAGTTATTAGGAATCCACAGTTCTATTTTCAGTCCTCAGTATCGTGGTCCAATGTGTCTTCTGGGACTCCTTCATTCCGGTATTATCCGGAAGGTTTCATTTTCAGCCATGTTGGTGATTGTCTTTTCCCTAAAGATGAACTGGATAGAGACAGGCTTATTGCAATTTGCAATGCTTCGGTAACAGGTCAGCTGTTGGCTGCAATGGCTCCAACTCTGCATTTTGAAGTTGGACAAGTTGCGAAGTTGCCGATTGCCAATCTTCTTCCGGGAAATTGGACTTTAAAAGTTGATAATTTGATTCAGAATGCTAAAGATGATTGGAACACTCAAGAAATTTCATGGAATTTCAGTAAGCCGATATTGTTTGATGAGGAACAGACAGACTTTTCATCTGGCGTTATAGAAGAGCTTGTTAAGAATGTTCGCTCGTATTGGGCAATGATTGCTTCGGAACAACAGCAGCTTGAGATTGATAACAACATAGCTGTGGCGGACGCATATGGCGTGCGTGATGATGCGCCATGTGACGTGCCGTTGGAACGCGTGTCGTTGAAGCGTAACGTCGCGTTCGCATATCCGAAGGATACTCCGGAAGTGCGCAACGAGAAATTCGCGCAAGATGTGGTTAAGGAGCTCATTTCGTATGCGGTGGGCTGCATGTTCGGCAGGTATTCGCTCGATAAGCCTGGTTTGATTCTCGCTTCGCAGGGTGAAACACTTGATGACTACCATGCACAGATTCCGAACCCGTCATTCGGACCGGACGCGGACAATGTCATTCCTGTCACGGAGACGGACTGCTTCGAAGATGATATCGTGACACGGTTCCGCAGGTTCCTCACCGTGGCGTTCGGCAAGGAGAATCTGGCTGCGAACATCGCCTACATCGAACAGGTGCTGGGTAAAAGCATTCGCAAGTATTTCGTGAACGACTTCTACAACGACCATGTGAAGATGTATTCGAATCGACCGATCTACTGGCAATACTCTAGTCAAACCAGCAACAAGGGAACCTTCAAGGCGCTGGTGTACCTGCACCGGTATACACCGAAAACTACAAACGTGGTACTCAACTATCTGCGCGACTATGCCAACAAAATCTCCGACATCGCCGATAGCTTGGAACATTCGGATCGTGCCGCGGACCAGAAGCAGGCCGCCAAACTCCGTAAGGCTGTTCTTGAGTGCAAGGATTATGAGGACCAGACCCTGTACCCACTAGCTACCCGCAACCTGGAAATGGATCTGGACGACGGCGTGCTGGTGAACTACCTGCGCATGGGCAAAGCCCTTCGCGTCATTCCCTCCATCGAGCGAAAGCGCAAAGAAGTCTCCACCTGGACTTGGCCCGTCCATCCACTGGAATCGTGA
- the pglZ gene encoding BREX-1 system phosphatase PglZ type A: protein MSENSQVTRLLARRFSQPGERGRIVFWRDDKKQYADVVETLVGERTTDEILREVELITPEIGDENDRRYIPFTVRYRMFHEQPNQKFLVYLTEPAPAVQDNWLLDLELAYGPTFTMDKLAVTLTETLPGASADTRNEWLEVMKRVPKFFDSEERAKRFAKRLNVHDDVTDFQAKMIATLLQLKDDRHSMQDIWAELLTQYSQGDDSGITAIERMGLSMFHWTGTRRIYRFDVDTDAGNEPTVKDFVLWLFQLAWNGFSDGRNAVSAYANIIRDWDDWYKNIDMRTVLQNLSENAVEELHLSTRIADMSVEELADRDLFRDVDEMIVNKLFERLGSQSITDDEVQRIINGRKQKLWYAEYTDQYECIAAASRLRAVLTECSGLISTISSPEQGMKLYAEKLYKADGAYRKYVLAWHRANPDAVSVDDDLQSAYEAYQQDLGQAWQKQVDTLSQWKFIDMDTQTNFYEREIAPVLKSGRKIAVIISDALRYEVAQELSERIDRESRFSTKLNMQYSVLPSYTQLGMAALLPHGSLEFDGKDRLYVLADGRSTKGIEARAAILSAVGGKAIRYDDLTKLKVSEIKELYKSCNVLYVYHNHIDATGDTEKTESETAEACEKTFKELGEVVKKLASGNVHNMIITADHGFLYQDRDLDSTEWLSEQPKGDAVWVRKRRFSIGANLAPGRAFVTFNAAQIGMDDPRNEGISIQVPNSIMRLRMQGAGVKYVHGGAALQEIVVPVLHVSKGRSAADDVRAVEFTILQRTDRLSSRQLTVEFFQNEPVGGKIRARTVLAGLWGRDTAGNNVLISNETPVAFDLLGQEKSERHVTATLMLTSDAERFNGTNIELRLREKTDGSNVLVMLDQKARYFFKQGVVADDAGFFD, encoded by the coding sequence ATGAGTGAGAATAGCCAAGTAACAAGACTGCTCGCCAGACGTTTCAGCCAGCCAGGCGAGCGTGGGCGCATCGTGTTCTGGCGTGATGACAAGAAACAGTACGCGGATGTTGTGGAAACGTTGGTGGGGGAGCGCACCACTGATGAGATACTGCGTGAGGTTGAACTCATCACTCCGGAAATTGGGGATGAGAACGACAGGCGGTACATTCCGTTCACGGTGCGCTACCGCATGTTCCACGAGCAGCCGAATCAAAAATTCCTTGTATATCTGACGGAGCCGGCCCCGGCAGTTCAGGACAACTGGCTGTTGGATTTGGAACTGGCATACGGCCCCACGTTCACCATGGACAAACTCGCCGTGACGCTTACGGAAACACTGCCGGGAGCTTCCGCCGACACCCGAAACGAGTGGTTGGAAGTTATGAAGCGTGTACCGAAGTTCTTCGACAGCGAAGAACGCGCCAAGCGCTTCGCAAAACGTCTTAACGTGCACGACGACGTCACCGATTTTCAGGCGAAGATGATCGCCACGTTGCTGCAACTGAAAGACGATCGGCACAGCATGCAAGACATCTGGGCTGAGCTGCTTACACAATATTCGCAGGGTGACGATTCCGGTATCACCGCGATCGAACGCATGGGATTAAGCATGTTCCATTGGACTGGAACACGGCGCATTTATCGTTTTGATGTGGATACTGATGCCGGCAACGAGCCAACGGTGAAAGACTTCGTGCTATGGCTGTTCCAGCTGGCATGGAACGGATTCTCCGATGGCAGGAACGCCGTTTCCGCTTATGCGAACATTATTCGCGACTGGGACGACTGGTATAAAAACATCGACATGCGCACGGTGTTGCAGAATCTTTCCGAGAATGCCGTGGAGGAACTGCACCTGTCCACTCGAATCGCCGATATGAGTGTGGAGGAGCTTGCCGACCGTGACCTGTTCCGCGACGTGGACGAGATGATCGTCAACAAGCTGTTCGAACGGTTGGGCTCGCAATCCATTACGGATGACGAGGTGCAACGGATCATCAACGGGCGTAAGCAAAAGCTCTGGTATGCAGAATATACCGACCAATACGAGTGCATTGCCGCCGCAAGCAGGCTTCGCGCCGTGTTGACTGAATGCAGCGGACTCATTAGCACCATCAGCTCGCCGGAACAAGGGATGAAGCTGTATGCCGAAAAGCTGTACAAGGCCGATGGTGCATACAGAAAATATGTGCTCGCATGGCATCGTGCCAACCCGGATGCGGTGAGCGTGGACGATGATCTGCAAAGCGCCTACGAGGCATATCAGCAGGATTTGGGTCAGGCATGGCAAAAACAAGTCGATACGCTTAGCCAATGGAAGTTCATAGACATGGACACACAAACCAATTTCTATGAACGTGAAATCGCGCCGGTATTGAAGTCCGGCAGAAAAATCGCCGTGATCATTTCCGATGCGCTACGTTACGAGGTTGCGCAGGAACTGTCCGAACGCATCGACAGGGAAAGCCGTTTCAGCACGAAACTGAACATGCAATACAGCGTTCTGCCATCCTATACGCAACTTGGCATGGCGGCGTTGCTGCCGCACGGTTCGCTCGAATTCGATGGCAAAGACCGTTTGTATGTTCTAGCGGATGGACGCAGCACCAAAGGAATCGAAGCGCGCGCCGCCATTCTTTCGGCCGTAGGCGGCAAAGCGATTAGATATGACGATTTGACAAAGCTGAAAGTCAGCGAAATCAAAGAACTATATAAATCTTGCAACGTGCTATATGTGTATCACAACCATATCGACGCCACCGGTGATACGGAGAAAACGGAATCGGAAACAGCGGAGGCATGCGAGAAGACGTTCAAGGAACTGGGCGAAGTAGTCAAAAAACTTGCCAGCGGCAACGTTCATAACATGATCATCACTGCAGATCACGGATTCCTCTATCAGGACCGAGATCTGGACAGTACAGAATGGTTGAGCGAACAGCCCAAGGGTGATGCAGTATGGGTGAGAAAGCGGCGATTCTCCATCGGGGCCAATCTTGCTCCAGGTCGTGCGTTCGTGACATTCAATGCCGCGCAGATAGGAATGGACGATCCTCGGAATGAAGGCATAAGCATTCAAGTGCCGAACTCCATCATGCGCTTGCGCATGCAGGGCGCCGGTGTGAAGTATGTGCATGGAGGAGCAGCATTGCAGGAAATCGTCGTTCCTGTGCTGCATGTCAGTAAGGGGCGTTCCGCGGCCGACGATGTGAGGGCTGTGGAATTCACTATTCTGCAACGAACCGACAGGCTTTCCAGCAGACAGTTGACTGTGGAATTCTTCCAGAACGAGCCCGTTGGAGGAAAAATCCGTGCACGTACCGTATTGGCCGGATTGTGGGGGCGCGATACGGCAGGCAATAATGTGCTCATCTCCAATGAGACACCGGTCGCCTTCGATCTGCTCGGGCAGGAGAAAAGCGAACGCCATGTGACGGCTACGCTCATGCTGACCAGTGACGCGGAACGATTCAATGGAACGAATATCGAACTGCGCCTGCGTGAGAAGACAGATGGGTCAAATGTGCTGGTCATGCTTGACCAGAAGGCACGATACTTCTTCAAACAGGGCGTGGTGGCCGACGATGCCGGATTCTTCGACTGA
- a CDS encoding restriction endonuclease has protein sequence MSTWMIRAGHGGVYAEDWLDKGKIGIGWDFGSKDIASMKREQIRATYLAEHPNESKNRVAAIVGQVYRFAHEMTQGQTVVMYDPASRLYHIGVITGDCVPTRDEDDPAYTRTVRWETSASRDALKQSSKNSLGGIQTIFAVSDEVMNDLRSATGTSQPIPEEAAGEDASDDNEDTRAATYDNGIELIKDRVNQLDWEDMERLVAGLLKAMGYCARITPKGPDGGRDVIASPDALGLESPRIVVEVKHRKGAMGASAIRSFIGGLRTNDHGLYVSTGGFTREARYEADRSNVPMRLLDLDGFVRHYVDVYDKTDEETRDILPLTRIWWPA, from the coding sequence ATGAGTACTTGGATGATTCGCGCGGGACACGGTGGGGTGTACGCGGAAGACTGGCTTGACAAGGGGAAGATCGGCATCGGTTGGGATTTTGGAAGCAAGGATATCGCTTCCATGAAACGCGAGCAGATCCGAGCCACATATCTAGCCGAACATCCCAATGAAAGTAAAAACAGAGTGGCTGCCATCGTCGGTCAGGTGTACCGTTTCGCACACGAGATGACACAAGGACAGACCGTCGTCATGTACGATCCGGCGAGTCGTCTTTATCATATTGGCGTCATCACCGGTGATTGCGTTCCCACGCGTGATGAAGACGACCCCGCCTATACCCGTACCGTTCGTTGGGAGACATCCGCATCACGCGATGCGCTCAAGCAATCCTCCAAAAACTCCCTCGGCGGCATCCAGACTATTTTCGCCGTGTCGGACGAGGTCATGAACGACCTCCGATCAGCCACGGGGACTTCGCAGCCGATTCCGGAGGAAGCGGCAGGCGAAGACGCCTCCGACGACAATGAGGACACCCGCGCCGCCACATATGATAATGGCATCGAGCTTATCAAGGACCGCGTGAACCAACTTGACTGGGAGGACATGGAACGCCTCGTGGCAGGACTGCTCAAAGCCATGGGATATTGCGCTCGGATCACGCCGAAAGGGCCGGACGGCGGCCGCGATGTCATAGCATCTCCCGATGCCCTTGGACTGGAATCACCACGTATCGTGGTCGAAGTCAAACACCGCAAGGGTGCCATGGGAGCATCTGCGATCCGTTCCTTCATTGGCGGCCTACGCACGAACGACCACGGACTTTATGTCTCCACCGGAGGTTTCACCAGAGAAGCCCGATACGAGGCGGACCGCTCCAATGTTCCCATGCGTCTGCTCGACCTCGACGGATTCGTCCGCCATTATGTTGATGTGTATGACAAGACCGATGAGGAGACGCGCGACATTCTGCCGCTGACTCGTATTTGGTGGCCTGCGTAG
- a CDS encoding ATP-binding protein: MPYDLKTLLRGESKNVEYKLTPPSRSINYTKTAVAFANGQGGCLVFGVEDQTLRVVGIAEDKVFTVMDSISDAIVNSCEPLIIPDITMHDVNGKTVIVAEIAPGLQRPYHIKSLGQEQGTFVRVAGTTRQADQPTIRELTIEGSSRSFDQVQCLGLSVAEEDVEALCASLTKTAKDNAEDPAKVKTVTEKQLLQWGVLAEQDGQLVPTNAYAILTGNTAVRSVVQCGVFKGTTKAVFVDRREFTGTPQELIEKSYQYVLRNIHMGARFKGVYRQDVYEIPPDAIRELIVNAIVHRSYIDHSSIQIAIYDNRLEITSPGRLPMGQTIERMKQGYSKIRNEALASAFEYMGYIEHWGSGILRVMQEMRDAGLPEPEFLGGDTDLRINIYRNGSETGIVTGLRRDSLSDDGIVTGLRRDSLSDDGIVEGATSKTSAAPNAAIAVVPSQKERILDALRRNASISISDAIRILGVQERQAQRILKSLVEEGSAVKIGAARATRYAEAKKRTELHE, translated from the coding sequence ATGCCGTATGACTTGAAAACCCTGTTGCGTGGCGAATCCAAGAATGTGGAATACAAGCTCACGCCTCCCTCCAGGAGCATCAACTACACCAAAACCGCGGTGGCGTTTGCCAATGGACAAGGCGGATGCTTGGTATTCGGCGTCGAAGACCAAACGCTTCGCGTGGTTGGCATTGCCGAAGACAAGGTGTTCACGGTAATGGACTCCATTTCGGACGCCATCGTCAATAGCTGCGAGCCACTGATTATTCCCGACATCACCATGCATGATGTGAACGGCAAGACGGTTATTGTGGCCGAGATCGCTCCCGGCTTGCAGCGTCCGTACCATATCAAGTCGCTCGGCCAGGAGCAAGGAACATTCGTTCGCGTAGCTGGCACCACGCGTCAAGCCGATCAGCCCACAATTCGGGAGCTGACCATCGAAGGCAGCAGCCGGAGCTTCGACCAAGTGCAATGCCTTGGATTGTCCGTAGCGGAAGAAGACGTTGAAGCATTGTGCGCAAGTCTGACGAAAACCGCGAAGGATAATGCCGAAGACCCTGCAAAAGTCAAAACGGTTACGGAGAAACAGTTGCTGCAATGGGGTGTGCTGGCGGAACAGGATGGGCAATTGGTGCCCACCAACGCCTATGCGATTCTGACTGGTAATACGGCCGTCCGGTCCGTGGTACAATGCGGAGTGTTCAAGGGAACCACTAAAGCCGTGTTTGTGGACAGGCGTGAGTTCACGGGCACTCCGCAGGAACTCATCGAAAAGTCCTACCAGTATGTGTTGCGTAACATCCATATGGGTGCTCGGTTCAAGGGCGTGTACCGGCAGGATGTGTACGAGATTCCGCCGGATGCCATTCGAGAGCTGATCGTCAACGCGATAGTGCATCGCAGCTATATCGACCATTCAAGCATTCAGATCGCGATTTACGATAATCGATTGGAGATCACTTCGCCCGGGCGTCTGCCGATGGGACAGACCATTGAACGTATGAAGCAGGGCTATTCAAAAATTCGCAATGAGGCATTGGCCTCTGCTTTTGAATACATGGGTTATATCGAGCACTGGGGGAGCGGCATCCTGCGTGTGATGCAGGAGATGCGCGATGCCGGATTGCCGGAACCGGAATTTCTTGGCGGCGATACGGATCTGCGTATCAATATCTATCGCAATGGCTCAGAGACAGGTATTGTGACGGGATTGCGACGGGATTCGCTTTCTGATGACGGGATTGTGACGGGATTGCGACGGGATTCGCTTTCTGATGACGGGATTGTGGAAGGAGCAACTTCAAAAACGAGTGCTGCTCCGAATGCCGCCATTGCAGTGGTTCCATCCCAGAAAGAGCGTATTCTTGATGCGCTGCGTAGGAATGCGAGCATTTCTATCTCTGACGCCATACGGATACTGGGCGTGCAGGAAAGGCAGGCTCAACGAATATTGAAGAGTCTGGTAGAGGAAGGCAGTGCAGTGAAAATTGGTGCTGCCCGCGCCACTCGATACGCTGAAGCGAAGAAAAGGACGGAACTGCATGAGTGA
- a CDS encoding macro domain-containing protein, whose product MPFSVVHHDITDMQVDAIANAANTDLLMGSGVCGAIFRAAGASRMQEACDRLSPIRTGEAVITPGFDLPARYVIHTAGPLWRGGDHNEEALLRSCYRSCLAIASVHGCTSMAFPLISAGIYGYPRAEALDVAEDEIRYWLKENDSTMDVKLALWP is encoded by the coding sequence ATGCCGTTTTCCGTAGTGCATCACGATATCACCGATATGCAGGTGGATGCGATTGCCAACGCCGCGAATACCGATCTGCTGATGGGAAGCGGCGTGTGCGGCGCCATTTTCAGGGCGGCCGGAGCCAGCCGGATGCAGGAGGCATGCGACAGGCTCTCCCCCATCCGAACCGGCGAGGCTGTGATCACACCGGGGTTTGATCTGCCGGCGCGGTATGTGATCCATACCGCGGGGCCGCTCTGGCGTGGCGGAGACCATAATGAGGAGGCGCTGCTTCGTTCCTGCTATCGCAGCTGTCTGGCGATTGCGTCCGTGCACGGCTGCACCAGCATGGCGTTCCCTTTGATTTCGGCGGGCATCTACGGTTACCCGCGGGCCGAGGCGCTTGATGTGGCGGAGGATGAGATCCGCTACTGGCTCAAGGAAAACGATTCGACCATGGACGTGAAGCTTGCGTTATGGCCGTAA
- the brxL gene encoding BREX system Lon protease-like protein BrxL, translated as MNEQGMSQNGWIESPEHNADGNSLSALDVKTTDLFPGVTVRKDLVNKVKGNALVPSYVLEFLLSAYATNTDQASIESGVDRVRTILANNYVHREEANLIQSKIREKGSHRIIDRVQVALNEKTDLYEATFSNLGISQVIVDPSLVKAYPKLLVTGIWCMCQIGYAYSGDPREVPWQLLQLKPVQMSRDDRENYMQQRSQFTDSEWIDLLMQSIGFNPDLFSDRAKLLHLVRMVPFVERNYNLVELGPKGTGKSHIYSEFSPHGMLISGGEVTVAKLFVNNSNGHLGLVGYWDTVAFDEFAGKAKKAGRDLVDIMKNYMANKSFSRGVETFQGEASMAFVGNTSHNVPYMLKNSDLFEELPKQYHDPAFLDRIHFYLPGWEFEQIRSEMFTSGFGFVVDYLAEILHNLRDADYSDRFEKYFELSSTLSTRDKDGIKKTFSGLMKLIYPGGNASPEQMEPLLRCAIEGRKRVKDQLCRIDSTMEEVEFTYKRASDGEVVAVQTLEELDYPQLYWRGRVAENSEDKGEAEAPVADDAVAIEGNEGEAGASENANALPVARQQETAAMTPVERLAAKADGKQWELVENQRGITYYKLFGPYLAGAKKIVVEDAYVRKPYQLRNLAEFLEMLLRCKKSDEDVAVHLVTGHNDPGFVEAQLNGLNELASTFSQLGVNLTYEFRDTLHDRSITSDTGWEILPGRGLDIFQKFVDGDWLNPLLRHQQLRRVKECKVTYRRIER; from the coding sequence ATGAATGAGCAGGGTATGAGCCAGAACGGTTGGATTGAAAGTCCTGAACACAACGCGGATGGGAATTCCCTGAGCGCGTTGGATGTCAAGACCACCGACCTGTTCCCCGGAGTCACCGTCCGCAAGGATCTGGTGAACAAGGTCAAGGGCAATGCGCTGGTGCCCTCATATGTGCTGGAGTTCCTGCTCAGCGCATATGCCACGAACACCGACCAGGCCAGTATCGAGTCGGGTGTGGATCGAGTGCGTACCATTCTTGCAAACAACTATGTGCATCGTGAGGAAGCCAATCTTATCCAGTCGAAAATCCGCGAGAAAGGGAGCCATAGGATTATCGACCGTGTACAGGTGGCCCTTAACGAGAAGACCGACCTGTATGAGGCGACATTCTCCAATCTCGGCATCAGCCAGGTCATTGTCGATCCAAGCCTTGTAAAGGCCTATCCGAAACTGCTGGTGACGGGCATCTGGTGCATGTGTCAGATCGGTTACGCATATTCCGGCGACCCGCGCGAAGTACCATGGCAGTTGCTACAGCTCAAGCCTGTGCAGATGTCGCGTGATGATCGCGAAAACTACATGCAGCAACGTTCGCAATTCACCGATAGCGAATGGATCGATCTGCTGATGCAATCCATTGGGTTCAATCCCGATCTATTCTCCGACCGGGCGAAACTGCTGCATCTGGTACGCATGGTGCCGTTTGTGGAGCGAAACTACAATCTGGTTGAACTCGGGCCGAAAGGCACCGGCAAGTCGCACATCTACTCGGAATTCTCACCGCACGGCATGCTCATATCCGGCGGGGAAGTGACAGTGGCCAAACTGTTCGTGAACAATTCCAACGGACACTTGGGGCTTGTGGGCTATTGGGATACGGTGGCGTTCGACGAGTTCGCAGGCAAGGCCAAGAAGGCCGGCCGGGACTTGGTGGACATCATGAAGAACTACATGGCCAACAAGTCGTTCTCCCGTGGCGTCGAGACGTTCCAAGGCGAGGCGAGCATGGCGTTCGTAGGCAACACCTCGCATAACGTGCCGTACATGCTGAAGAATTCCGACCTGTTCGAGGAACTGCCGAAGCAATACCATGATCCGGCATTTCTGGATCGTATTCACTTCTATCTGCCGGGTTGGGAGTTCGAACAGATCCGTTCCGAGATGTTCACCAGCGGATTCGGATTCGTGGTCGACTATCTGGCGGAGATTCTGCACAACCTGCGCGATGCCGATTACAGCGACCGGTTCGAAAAGTATTTCGAACTGTCTTCCACACTGTCCACGCGAGATAAGGATGGTATCAAAAAGACGTTCTCCGGATTGATGAAGCTTATTTACCCGGGCGGCAATGCTTCTCCTGAACAGATGGAGCCGTTGCTGCGTTGTGCCATCGAGGGCCGCAAGCGTGTCAAGGATCAGCTGTGCCGCATCGACTCCACCATGGAGGAAGTCGAGTTCACATACAAGCGTGCGAGCGACGGTGAAGTAGTCGCCGTGCAGACCTTGGAAGAGCTTGACTACCCGCAGTTGTATTGGCGTGGGCGTGTAGCTGAGAATTCAGAAGATAAGGGCGAGGCGGAAGCGCCTGTTGCCGATGATGCCGTGGCAATTGAGGGTAACGAGGGAGAAGCTGGTGCTTCTGAGAACGCCAATGCCTTGCCCGTAGCGCGGCAGCAAGAAACAGCTGCGATGACTCCAGTCGAGCGCCTTGCGGCAAAGGCCGACGGAAAGCAGTGGGAATTGGTCGAAAACCAACGTGGAATCACGTATTACAAACTGTTCGGGCCATATTTGGCTGGTGCGAAGAAAATCGTTGTAGAGGATGCGTATGTGCGTAAGCCGTACCAGCTGCGTAATCTGGCCGAGTTCTTGGAAATGCTGCTCAGATGCAAAAAATCCGATGAGGATGTAGCCGTTCATCTGGTGACCGGACATAATGATCCTGGATTCGTGGAAGCGCAGTTAAATGGTTTGAACGAATTGGCATCGACGTTCTCACAGCTGGGCGTGAACCTCACCTACGAATTCAGAGACACTTTGCACGACCGTTCCATTACTTCGGATACCGGATGGGAGATTCTTCCCGGCCGGGGGCTTGACATCTTCCAAAAATTCGTTGACGGCGATTGGCTTAACCCGCTGCTGCGCCATCAGCAGCTCCGCCGCGTCAAGGAATGCAAGGTCACGTATAGGCGAATTGAACGATAG
- a CDS encoding VOC family protein produces MGYGKGPTFPGVQAFVAEDGSAVWVSTAAEGDAVAPIHVAFQAADNDAVKAFYEAGLANGGTGNGEPGPRPSYGPTYYAAFVHDLEGNNIEAMLV; encoded by the coding sequence ATGGGCTACGGCAAGGGCCCGACTTTCCCGGGTGTTCAGGCTTTTGTGGCCGAGGATGGTTCCGCCGTGTGGGTGAGCACCGCTGCCGAGGGCGATGCCGTCGCCCCGATTCATGTGGCGTTCCAGGCTGCCGACAATGATGCCGTGAAGGCGTTCTATGAGGCCGGTCTTGCCAATGGCGGCACCGGTAACGGCGAACCCGGCCCGCGCCCGAGCTACGGCCCGACCTATTACGCCGCTTTCGTACACGATCTGGAAGGCAACAACATCGAGGCCATGCTCGTCTGA